A window of the Lates calcarifer isolate ASB-BC8 linkage group LG18, TLL_Latcal_v3, whole genome shotgun sequence genome harbors these coding sequences:
- the llph gene encoding protein LLP homolog — MAKSLRSKWKRKMRAEKRKKNAPKELARLKQALNLDKKGEAVMTDVQEIATVVPADKIKKQADVDMAEVAEGDDGKMDMDSKRNKKTLLNENGQYPAWMSQRQAKKMKGKRMAKKSSQGKKKKGIAW; from the exons ATGGCAAAAAGCCTGCGGAGCAAATGGAAGCGTAAAATGCGcgcagagaagaggaagaaaaacgCTCCCAAAGAGCTGGCTCGTCTGAAACAAGCTCTGAATCTGGATAAGAAAGGAGAAGCTGTCATGACTGACGTGCAGGAAATCGCCACTGTGGTGCCAGCTGACAAGATCAAGAAGCAGGCGGATGTTGACATGGCAGAGGTGGCAGAGGGTGATG ATGGGAAGATGGACATGGACAGCAAGCGcaacaagaaaacactgctgaATGAAAATGGACAGTACCCTGCCTGGATGAGCCAGCGGCAGGCCAAGAAAATGAAAGGCAAACGGATGGCGAAGAAAAGCAGCCAgggcaagaagaagaagggtATCGCCTGGTGA
- the usp18 gene encoding ubl carboxyl-terminal hydrolase 18 — MRGLTNYHLSCCVNTLLQTLSATWEVADVLERWETGGVRGDSHSVPLQLKNVLAAMRSDSPQHVPHRDFLHCLDRNCVRLNTQHDADEVFLSILNFVQQQMDDKTLALEIQDLYKISVETHLRCLDCSSVQTRSSYLLSLPLHIKEDHNSLESCISSFLEEQELRDINRCFCAQCGTKTPSKQGVKLLSLPHILCVHLKRFRSSRVYTRKLDCRVSFPETFDFSEIVRDAFSTDFAQNECKYTLYAVVVHSGYAMYGHYTAFIRHRTNQRWFYADDSHIQQASWEEVQKTYGGRYSDTAYMLMYRRGSKEGGQQPELSS; from the exons ATGAGAGGCCTCACCAACTACCATCTGTCCTGCTGCGTGAACACTTTACTGCAGACCCTCTCTGCTACCTGGGAAGTAGCAGATGTGCTAGAAAG GTGGGAGACAGGTGGTGTGAGAGGGGACAGTCACAGTGTCCCTCTGCAGTTAAAGAATGTTCTTGCAGCCATGAGGAGCGACTCTCCTCAGCACGTTCCCCATCGAGACTTCCTTCACTGTCTGGACAGAAACTGCGTCCGAC TTAATACACAGCATGATGCTGACGAGGTGTTCCTCTCCATTCTGAACTTTGTGCAACAGCAGATGGACGACAAAACACTG GCTCTTGAAATCCAGGATCTGTACAAGATTTCTGTGGAGACGCACCTGCGGTGTTtggactgcagctctgtccaGACTCGGAGCAGCTACCTGCTCAGCCTGCCTCTGCACATAAAGGAAGATCACAACTCTCTG GAAAGCTGCATATCCTCGTTCTTAGAGGAGCAGGAGCTAAGGGACATAAATCGCTGCTTTTGTGCCCAATGTGGAACCAAGACTCCATCCAAACAG gGGGTCAAGCTGCTCTCCTTGCCTCATATCTTGTGCGTGCACCTGAAACGGTTTCGAAGTAGTCGTGTTTACACCCGGAAACTTGATTGCAGGGTTTCTTTTCCAGAAACCTTTGATTTCTCTGAGATTGTTCGAGATGCCTTCTCCACTGACTTTGCCCAG AATGAGTGCAAGTACACTTTGTATGCAGTGGTGGTGCACTCTGGTTACGCAATGTATGGGCACTATACTGCCTTCATTCGTCATAGGACCAACCAGCGCTGGTTCTATGCAGATGACAGCCACATACAACAG GCCTCCTGGGAAGAAGTGCAGAAAACATATGGAGGACGTTACAG CGACACAGCGTACATGTTAATGTACAGAAGAGGTTCGAAGGAGGGGGGGCAACAACCTGAATTATCCAGCTGA
- the pex26 gene encoding peroxisome assembly protein 26, with the protein MFNMLEAAAEQMMVHKDFHAAFDTCDRGLRSLASMESEDSRCGEFKAGFCILGIQALAELNQWHGVLSWVLQQYEDQEKIPAKIMQMCILLYSKVAEPAVMQEAARVWLHCPSNSRVPGFGTVAELYLLHVLVPLGHTEEARDLIVGEVGGSAFTEDQKQEALEVVVEKEQQNREPPLNPDSETAARTVSTKGAVIPKLQAMLRFLYRKLSVSGSGSFPLRRIFLAAVLLYMLFLRLDPALPSSFMWISKLLQLLKQMWSAMFAPYWTVKD; encoded by the exons ATGTTCAACATGTTGGAGGCGGCCGCAGAGCAAATGATGGTCCACAAAGATTTCCATGCAGCCTTTGACACATGCGACAGAGGTCTGCGGAGTCTCGCCAGCATGGAGTCAGAGGACAGCAG GTGCGGAGAGTTTAAAGCTGGTTTCTGCATCTTAGGGATTCAAGCCCTGGCTGAGCTGAACCAGTGGCACGGTGTCCTCTCCTGGGTCCTTCAGCAGTACGAGGACCAGGAGAAAATACCAGCAAAAATCATGCAGATGTG CATACTTCTTTACTCTAAGGTGGCTGAGCCTGCTGTGATGCAGGAGGCAGCCAGAGTTTGGTTACACTGCCCATCCAACAGCAGAGTACCAGGGTTTGGGACAGTCGCAGAACTGTACTTGTTGCATGTCCTCGTGCCTCTCGGACACACAGAGGAGGCTCGGGATCTGATCGTCGGTGAGGTCGGAGGCAGTGCGTTCACGGAGGACCAGAAACAGGAGGCGCTGGAAGTTGTAGTAGAAAAAGAGCAACAGAATCGAGAACCGCCTCTGAACCCTGATTCTGAGACCGCTGCACGTACTGTCTCAACTAAAG GTGCTGTAATCCCTAAACTTCAAGCCATGCTCAGGTTTTTATACAGAAAACTGTCCGTGAGCGGCTCTGGCTCATTCCCTCTCCGGAGAATCTTTCTGGCTGCTGTCCTCCTCTACATGCTCTTTCTTCGACTGGATCCAG CTCTCCCGTCTTCATTCATGTGGATTTCCAAACTTCTTCAGCTGCTCAAACAGATGTGGAGTGCCATGTTTGCCCCGTACTGGACTGTAAAAGACTGA